A genome region from Vicinamibacterales bacterium includes the following:
- a CDS encoding RNA polymerase sigma factor, which translates to MAVLVELTDEELVERSVGGDTDSFNQLIKRWERPIFALAYRTIGREDDARDVCQETFLRAFRGLGGFKGQAKFSSWLYRIALNLCRDWMRRERRAPVVATPDGVDLVELAGEGEGVERLDDKVVRLDLSRAVARAMRQLPEDQRTAVLLKEYHGLTFQEIADMLGCPLSTVKTRLYQGLTVLRRELESKGIGSAVLGGAGTVGSRTSGLRQATKRVV; encoded by the coding sequence GTGGCTGTTCTCGTCGAATTGACCGACGAAGAACTTGTCGAGCGATCAGTCGGTGGCGACACCGACAGCTTCAACCAGCTCATCAAGAGGTGGGAGAGGCCGATTTTTGCCCTTGCGTACCGCACGATAGGCCGTGAAGACGATGCGCGGGATGTGTGCCAGGAGACATTTCTCCGCGCCTTTCGTGGACTGGGCGGCTTCAAGGGGCAGGCGAAGTTCTCGTCCTGGCTGTATCGGATAGCCCTCAACCTGTGTCGTGACTGGATGCGTCGCGAGCGCAGGGCGCCGGTGGTGGCCACTCCGGACGGGGTGGACCTGGTCGAACTGGCCGGCGAGGGTGAGGGGGTCGAACGCCTGGACGACAAGGTCGTGCGGCTGGACCTCAGCCGAGCGGTTGCCAGGGCGATGCGGCAGTTGCCAGAGGATCAGCGAACGGCCGTCCTCCTGAAGGAGTACCACGGACTGACCTTTCAGGAGATCGCGGACATGCTCGGATGCCCGCTGAGCACCGTGAAGACCCGACTCTACCAGGGGCTCACGGTCCTGCGGCGGGAACTCGAGAGCAAGGGTATAGGGTCGGCCGTCCTGGGTGGGGCCGGGACGGTCGGATCGAGGACGTCCGGACTGCGACAGGCGACGAAGAGGGTGGTATGA